Genomic window (Culex pipiens pallens isolate TS chromosome 3, TS_CPP_V2, whole genome shotgun sequence):
cattcttgaacgacgaaatagcctacttttctgtaccaaaaataacagaatcgaatagcaacacttttcaaaataaatgctgaaaagttctacttttcagcactgaaatgggtgcttgaactttttcagcacttgttttgaaaagtaacacttttcagcatttttttatttaaacgatttattgacaaaatacatgaaaatttgacttaaaattgctCTTAACGgatgttttttcggaattgcaaaaaatgttgtatggaactcgttgcaaaacttgattttttcagcactcttcgtattgataaatgtacgactcgtgctgaaaaaatcctctttttgcaacttgttgcataaactactatttcgaatTGATCGCAGCAACCGGTGCGCgaggttgaactttttttccgctCCGCGTCATTTTTCCCAATTTTGGAATagtcttaaaaaatgtgttaaagtCGTCGGGAAGTGAAGCAGTTTTCTCACATTCAACATGGATGGATCGTGGTGCTGGAGGAGGACGGTTCAATCAGGACTGGTGCTTGTTCCAGGGTGTCCGTCGAAACTTCCCGATAGACCAGGGTGGCGATGGTTCGACCGGGAAATAGACAACAACCGGAAGCATGCGGGCCCTGGCCCGAATTGAGAAGGTGGCGAGCGCAGTTAGCGAGGCGGTCCTCGGTCACAGCGTGAACGGTCCCCGTCAAGGTAAAAATCCCGCGAGAGAATCGGAGCCGTGGGGCACGGATTAGTGCGCCGGCACCGTTTTACGTGGAACGCAGCCGCGTGGCAAGTTCCCTAAGAGGGGGAAAAGGAGGACGACTGAGCAGACTACGGATTGAACACCAGCGAAGCATCCGGATATATTTGTTTGGAGTGGAGATATTCGGTGCTAAGGAACACTTCCACTTCATCCGATCGGCCTGTTTGTTGTCAAGAATCTGGGGTCTGACGATCGGGACCCCACCTGGCTGTgtcttttgaagatttgctgttcattggtgagagctttccatcattatttattattttactaTATTCCTCtatataatattataaattcaataaccCTCCTACCCCTTTCTCACATTCCCATTCCCCAATCCCAATTTCCCCAATCCCGATTTCCTCAAccccaattttccaatttccacTTCCcctctaaaaatataaataattgccaatttacactaacacaccacaccaaacttattcggagcgtttggtacggtatgtccacgcatccttcctcccctgttgattctgtgaaatgtggtccgttcacagaatctgtctctgcggttaatgcaacgcagtaggcctggccgctttaatttttgttatacattttcggggtaactcgaatgtactgcaattattaatattgacaagaaagaacttggggcgtaatctaaccacaagttcttccaggatgctttcttcggactggctgcgcttgtgttcgattagattagattagattagacttgttgcataaactactatttcagtattgttatttttggtgaagATAAGTAGGCCATTTCGTTACATTAGAAATAAGTTTCCCGCAATAAATAGTTCAAATATATAATAATTGTTCAATCAGTCAAACTTATTATGAACgtaaaattgtattaaattgATGTAAACTAAAAAATTTCTTACCTTTTCAGCGTATTCTCTCAGTCCCTTTTTGTATCTGCGAAGAATTTCCTAAATCTCCAATGTCTCTTCTCTCCCGCTGTTCCGCGATCTTTGTGTTTGTGTACCTTCTTGTCAAACTCATAAACCTCTTGACCGCTTTTTCAGCCGCCGCTACTTTTGATTCACTTTGCACCGAACCAAACCGTGACACATTCCCACACACAAACTCTCAAAAATCAAACACAACCCCCGTGTGGGTGATTTAATACTTTCCGATTCGgaagaaaaatacaaacattccGCGATCGTGAGCGACaaacgacgaaaaaaaaatcactgagacagcacttttcttcccttttctttctttctttctctccTTCCTCTCTCTCACCCTTCTTTTATGCTGTCGCCCACCTCTCACTCACACCAGCAAAAGGCGATCACTTGATCGATCACTCGTTTCTCTCTCTTCGGCGATCTCCTCTCCCTTCTTTGCTCTCTTTCTGCGATCGTGCTGCGTTCACTTGTCACCacaccgcacacacacacacacagaacgcGTCGCGCTGCTTCGATGAGGGTCGCCCGCGCCTCTCGCACCCACTCCCACTTgcctctcgctctctctctctctgaatCGGCCCACAAACTTCTTGAACGCGACGAAGCTGTGTGCGCGCGCGAGGCTTGTTAAAAATACCACCCAAACGCACTGTCAGTGAGTGAGTCGGGTCGCGCAAAAACTTTGCCCACCGATTTGAGGTCGAAAGTCGAAATATTTCCGtcttttgtgaactttttttgagTGTTAATCAGTGTTTTTCAACAACCCGGTTCGCCCAACTTCGATTGTCAAACTCTGGAGGCCGCGACGCTAGTAGGCCAAGTCAAGCTCGCGCGGAAACGTCAAATTTGCACCGTTTTCTGACAGAACTCACTCACACCGGTGATCGTCGGGCGACCGTCAGACTTCCACGAGTCGAAATTTGAGCGAAAAAGGACGCGCGACGCGAATTAAAGTAGTGAGATAATTCTGCCGAACGGAACTCGGAATTCGGCTACGCGAACGGTCCCGGACGGATGAATGAGCACGACTGACCGATCGACGAAACGGAATCCGGTTGGTAAGCAGGCTTGctacaaatacagatttttcagcacaggCCCGAAACAcaaacgaattttttttacagttaaaataaatttgagcagtttttgttaaattggccaaaaagataaacattgttagcatcttttggcatgttcagtttttggtaagaatattattctttaaagttatactcgattgagtgtttggtatgtgccaaaaaaatctgtatttgtggcaagcctgTTGGTAAGTGGAAAAAGAGTCCCGCAGAATGAGAGCGGGAGAGAGCGAACTTTGTGCGACTGTGTGGGTGatagagagtgagagagagacgAATGTTTGTGGGCCTGATTGATAGTGCCAAGATGAAGGTGTTCTGTtatttggagcctaacatttcaaaagggcacataacttttgtaagcaatagtgtatccctttcactcaaatgacagtttacataagatgtgaaagggacacactcttgtttacaaaagttatgtgccctaatgaaatggcaagcacgatttACAAACAGAGTGCGAGAGTAAACGGTGAAGTGGCTTAAGTCTGCACACGCACACGTTGCCGGCGGTGATAGTGAATGAAACGGGAGTGAATGAACTCTTTTCTTTGGTCGATTGTCAACATAGGCTGTGGATGTGTGAGCAGGTGAGTACGGTGGGTTTGAGTGATGgagcatatttgaaaaaaaaaatatatacagtaAATGTTTTAATACAAACTTTGAATAATTATCatagtttttgcaaatcgactgttctttgttttttttttatttggaaattttgatgaaacttttttctttgttcatacaaaatgggtatgtgaatattcgaaaacatTAACCTTGAGAAGgaattctgatcaatttggtgccttCAGGCCTTcggggcaaagttgtaagttatgattgggacttaaaaaaatggttcatggaaaaaatcccctttttttttatttgagcaattctctacgaaatcggtctttttttagaattttaatttttgtattttttaatccggctaaaacttttttggtgccttcggtatgcccaaagaagctattttgcagaattagtttgtccatataactttccttacaaatttggcagctgtccatactaaaatgatatatgaaaattcaaaaatctgtattttttgatcgatttggtgtcttcggcaaagttgtaggtatggataaggactacactgaaaaaaattatacactgtaaaaaaaatggtgatttttaatttcactttttgtcaataaaacttgatttgcaaaaaacactatttttttattttctgatatgttttagaggacataaaatgccaacttttcagaaatttccaggttgtgcaaaaaatctttaaccgagctatgattttttaatcaacactgattttttttttaaatcgaaatatttgtcgcaaaaatttttcaccttcatttttagatgtaaaatcaaatttgcaatcaaaaagtacaccgtttttaagttaaagccatgtttaggtaacttttttgaagatagtcgcagtttttcattttttttaattagtgcacatgtttgcccacttttgaaaaaaatatttttgaaaggctgagaaaattctctatattttgcttttttaaactttgttgatacgacccttagttgcagagatatttccatgcaaaggtttaaaaacaggaaaattcgagccaaacatttcattagggcacaaaaccaaaacgtaaacattcgggattattccactattccattcattagtactctccctacatgccctccaagaatcagattgataacaaacaatttcctattgaaaaaatcaaaaacacaaaagggcacataaccatTTTCACTGCAAAccaacaaaaatgttcaaatgtgcccttttatttttcgttagtttctcgtacttgaggaactttttgtgttataaagtgaacttttcatgcattcttaacactaattcacctcaaaaaaatgtttggtttacttttcaccaaggatttctgcagagaaaaacttcgtcaaaaaacaatatttaatactgtctcgcggctgctgttcagtacacttttgaagaatttgtatGTTTCACGTACCTTATTTACACTattcaatcacaaaacttcaccaattatcaaaatttctactgaattcctcattatttctaactaaacaaaagggccagtaaacatcattcaaaacaataatccggtgacagcgctttagtgccctttcagctctcttcgaaattgcatttagaaagggtccattatgaacaacagtccgaaagttaaaagggcctaataacgagatttttttaaattatgagttttattgcgaaaatcaacaaaaaataagaagCATTTAAGCAAGGTTGATGATAATGATGTGTGTTATCGTTTCATcagtaaaaaaaaccaacagtcaagcttcttttttaaataggaattgaaacaagttgtccactttttgcaagcgattttctcgaatcgcggtttttggttttgtgccctaatgaaatgtttggctcgaattgattttctaacgtcgatatctcagcaactaatgctccaattttcaatgtaaaaatatgaaacattcgtgaagttttccgatcttttcgaaaacaatattttcaaaaatgttaaatcaaaactaacatttcaaaatggccaaacattcaatattaggcccttttaaaatgttagtctcgcGGTTTTATTCAGCATTTGATTTAAATGGGtataaacgtcaaaagactcggcgcgtttgtttttttataacttttgcaaattaattacttgtttcgggattatttttcaagtgagtgactaactaatgttcaaaagaacatgttgccgatagttggaagcaatttcatatcttaagcgctgtGAAAACGTTATCGcaagtgaaaaaatattgatggcAACTTGGCGTTAAGTTCTCATATTGCGTGTGGATGTATGTGCAATCGAAGTGATGAGAAATGGtatcgcaaaatagaaattttgatcaaaagtgcattaaatttaatctttttggccagtaaatggcataaatttgcatgcttactcgaggcgatgctgttgctggtaattttatggcctaaatagtatttttggagctttaatcgagcatcaaactctccatatggcgaagataggtgtttgattacacagcaaaaaatccgatggtaaaatcgcatgcaaaagcgtgCACATCACCATCGTCAAAATGAACACTtaattacacactgcatgtacaatttttgcaaacacaaaaaaaagttgcaaccgacgggattcaaacctagcaccaacagtaaggactggcgccttagcccactcggccatcagaccgatgtaaagctgtaaggataaacgcatatatgaggcagacatttcggtcaagaaggtttcccatactgatgggctacatatttcagggtttaaaatcacataaaattgcataaaggaatgcaatatttattttacacccaggccttttacacgcaggtggattactacttttttagctgtgtagaaagggtatatttcccctatatgaagaaactaatgatgcaaaatggcttatttagaCATTAGGAATAGATGGACAacgcttaaaaaaatacaattaaaaatcgATTAGCGAAATTCTTCAGAATTGCTATATggctcaaaaaaaaagttagttgttcttttgtgaaaaaagtttatttaaaaattgttattttttcccTTCGTCTATATCTTCTCATAGTCCTCCCTcaccaatacctacaacttttccgaagacatcaaaatcaatcagaaaattttgaaaaatacagattttccaatatttacgtaccatgtttcaatggatagctgccaaattaaATGGAACCTagtgtgacaagaaaaatttaaaattttaaaattcttatgagATACCAGGTGTTTTTCCCCattcatttttgcaaattttcccatacaaacttcaacgatttatagcgacccttaaaccttaaccaatttcgctcaaaatttgcagttgCTCTGCTCTGAGGAGACATTTTCTAATTTCGTAGATCCTCCTTTACAAAAATGCCAGTTGCAGCATAAATACACGACAAGAAATTCTAATTGAGTTTCAATTAAAATGCGAGTTAATAAGCagtcaaaaacaaacaaacattgtGTCTTTTGTACTAAAAGAAAGTTTTATTCAAATACAAATTCATGTTAAGTAACTTTCTGTCAAACAAACAATGGAATAGACAacatttaaacttaaatttaaacaaGTGTACCTTATGTCACACAAACACAGCAAAGTCTTAAATTGTTGTAACATAAACTATGTTTAACTGGATGGAAAacgcttagttttttttagctaACATTTATTCATGTTCGATAGAGTCTTCTGTAACTACACATTATTTGCATTGTGTggggtttaaatttttaaggtcACTACCAATTTGCTACGAGATCAAATAGATTTCTGGAAAATGTCAAGATTTGGAATGCTTCTGGCTTCTTTGCACTTTCCTCCTATAATACCAAGTTATAATACCTTCATACCGATCACTTCCGATTTAAGCGTTATTATTTTAGCAAAgcttttaatttcaaatggTTATCATCATCTTCATATCACTGCCGCATTAGCATGGGGAAAGTATTGTGTGTGTTCCATCCACCGCAACGAACCCCTCTTAGACCAGATAGTTGGCCTCGTTGGAATCGAGCAGCATGTGCTTCAGGCCACCATCGCTGAGGTGCATATTCTCGCGCCGGTAATGGTACGGAACGGCCGAAGACGGATTTTTGCCTCCATTGGCCGCCGCGGTCGCACCGGTGGCGGTTCCCGGCGATGGGTACGGAATGGCCACGACGGCCACCTCGCGCAGCTTGGTCATGTGCACCAGATTCTTGTAGAACATTCGAACGACCAGCCAGACGACGACGTTGAACGCCACCATCACGGCACAGAATCCCCCTGCAAGGTAGGCAACGTTAGTGATCGCAGTAGGCGCGCTACTGGAACGGATACTTACAGTACTGCCACTTGCCGATCACGCAGTAGGCCATCTTGTTGTACCCGACGGCGATCATGACGGAGGCGGAGATGAGCGTGCCGAAAAAGTCCACCACCATCCACGGGATGAAGAACTCGTGCCGGTTGCGGAGCGTTCCGATGAGCAGGCCTAGGCAGCTCAGGACGTAGATGGTCGCCAGAGTGGTGCCGATGTAGAGCATGCACAGAGTCACTGGGGAAAAtagaagatttgtttttttaatgagatttatttttatttttctatttggctcaaattttgtgggggccttccctatgaccaaagtagCCATTTTATGCCATTGGTTCCCCTATactagtttccatacaattttgggagcTGTCAATACATAAACAATACGTgaatatttgtaaatttgtttcattgatgaggactattcagaaaaaaattaaagcggaaATTTTTTTGCCGGGTCTATTGAATATTCAATACTACgcgcttttgaaatgttagtagcgattcaaacatttcaaaatatttttttcgaaggtttcaaaaaatttaagtgcgtccattccgggaattcccgggacaaaattcccgtgTTTTCtttccaaaaccggaaattcccgaattccgggatttttttatattttgtcccgggaattcccgaaattgaaaaaaaatcaaattttggtttggACAATTTAGAAATTGGACAATTGGAACAATTGGAAAAACGAAcggttgaatacttagtaatcaacaaaaattttgaagcagtaaaatttgtatttggcatatatcagcattaaatTGGCATATGACTGTTAAAATATTAGTTTACAGattcgcaaaatgcctagcgcttcaacttttttctatttaattttatttatttttagaaagatATGTAAtatcaattctttttttacgtATATTATTTATGAATTCAAACTAGGAATAAATTATCATATTAAATTATCTCTCACCAACCACCAGCATcggagcaaatcaggacaaaagtaTCTAATTAAGATAGCTGGTTAAGCCAaactttttgcataatgttttgatttttttacgttaaaataggaacagaacaaaacgaTTAGTAAAAAAgtaagtaaattttttttatgtaaaacatgagattctaaacttatcaaaaaaattactttgactggtatcattttatttcttccaggtaatttatttcattttttgttttttatagaCAGTTTCAAGGAAATTTATTTGGCTTTTGTGGTCatgttatataaaaaaatataaaggacttttatttaaatcacATTGGATTAAACATTGTGTTTCattaaaaatccaaagcacaacacagaacaaaaaaacaattttaaatgtattttaagctATCAAAAAACTGCCGTCCATGTTTAGATTAAAGTATAGACGatcaccaattaacagtatGGAGCGAATTCTATGAATTCAGGcgttaaaatcaaaacaaatataatgtaaacattgattttatgactgttttaaaaatttcccgggattaaaaaatatttttcccgtttcccgggaaaattggacgcgcTAGAAAATTTtcacatgtttattttttttagcattgaaGATTTGACTATTAGTTGAGTAATTCTCTTaaatttcgcaaatcgacttttcaatattttgtttgattGTATGAAATTTGCCTTCTTTATCCAAAATGTTCTCCATAAAATGTTTGGGGCTGTCCATAAAAAGTGCtatgaaaacattcaaaaatctgtacctcgAGAAGagattttattttcgatttgatgtcttgggcAAGGTGGTTGGTTATGataaggactattcagaaaaaaatagttacactctaaacaaaatttacccattttttatatcactttttatcacaaaaactcgattttgaccaattttaacccctaacaccattttttttaaaaaaattataagtttgAGTAGACTAAATGccacatttttagatgtaaaattcaaTTATAAATAGCAAATCTctcttttgataaagtgcaccgtttttgaattatagccatttttaggttaaattattcaacattttttttttgttttcgatggACACTATTCCTTTTCcaaccataaaaaatatatattcgagctgagaaaattatcttCAATTTGCTTTTTTCAGACATTGTTGATCCGACCTTTGGTTGTTTAGATATAGCCTTGCAAAAAATGAGCATTaccaaaaaaagtgaaaaaaaaattctacccaATTGACATTCATTTTTCAATCGACGATATCTTGTAAACCATTGATCAAgttgtttaattgaaaaatggAACTTGTGTGATTATTTCCAACcgtttgaaataaatattgtaattttttttaaatcacgactAACTTTTTAATATGGCCAAATAATAAGATTTAATCCCTTTTGAGTCACCTTTGTAAGCcgtgataaaatatttttatgagttgAGAGAATTTTACACAAGTTtcacatttccagagttttttttgaaaaggaccaataaactattatctttcatatgtttataggacctaatcaaaaaaaactctagattttaacattaaaaatctgttCAATGGTTCCAATGGTATCGTCGATTGAAAATTAAGGGTTAATTGAGCAGGACtttaaaaaactcagttttggtaattttcattctttgcaaGGCTAGCAACGAAAGGTCAGATCAGAAAtgtccaaaaaaaaagtaaattcaagagaaatatattttttcaatgatggaCAAAAATaggcacatttttttaatttaaaatagtagtttagttgcaaaaattatattttttcagcacgagtcgtgcatttatccaacaaggttcaccgagttggataaatacgacgagtgcttaaaaaaatcaagttttgcaacatgttccatttttttgtaattccgaaAAATCACCCTATGAGTGGCACtattagtaaaattttcatgtattttgtcaaacaaaaattgaggccaattaaacaaaaaaaaattttggaaagtattacttttcagtgctgaaaagaagaactttcagcatttatattgaaaagtgttactgttcgcttctgttatttttggtaaagactttttttggtaaaggctttttcatcgttctagaatgacaggaaaagtaagtagtttcacgacagaattgcaaaaaaaagacaattttatagaataATTTAACCTTAAAAATGGCTAGGAttcaaaaacggtgcactttatcaaaattttacaatagtACAACAACAAGTTTCTAAAAGTCTTGCcttttgtattttccaaaatttcaaagttttaaattcGAAATTGACTTCATAACATCGAAAAACTAACTgatgggtcctaaaattaagcttaaatttgcgaTTTTATTGTTCACAACCATATAGCCtaattttctgagtacaataaccctttgtacgaccgcaatggaattaaaacggatttttaaatcaatttaaaaaaaattaacttcgtaGCTCTTCTTGATAGAAAAGGTCCTAGGGAGCGTTCTGTTATTACATAACGCAGTTAGgggagaaatggtttttaattatTCTTTTTAAACGTTGtgcataaaaataaacataggGCCTATTGTATTGTTGTActtatgttacagacatgaccagtatgGCAAGGAATATTATTGGAtaacagaaatacaaaaaagtccGTGACATCTTAATTGTGACAATTCCGATCATGCTACGATTTCTatacaacagtttttttttttttttttcaaggaaataCGATACGTCACAAAATTGTGATAAATCTttaattaatttccaaaaaacctTATTTTGTCCTATGAATTAGGGAAAATTCAAGTAAAATACAATTTATATCAAATAGCAAACGCTAGCCCCTGCATGGTATGCAACCCGCACGTGACAAAGGTGCCTTTTTAGCcccaaacaaagaaaaaaaaaacggcaatCAATTTCCCCGTGCACTTCCTTACCGGACGCCAGGTTGGCCGCCGACTTGAAGCGCATCTGGTTCATGGTTTCGCCTTTGGCATTGGTCGGAATGTAAACATACTCCTCGCGTTCCTTCTGGTCGGCAATGTCCGCCCCCAGAA
Coding sequences:
- the LOC120419299 gene encoding uncharacterized protein LOC120419299 produces the protein MRLIDKVRQMVLVPVSPKYLRISSILIAIYKVLVAHVLLFIMLLGLAHAEEMSTILGADIADQKEREEYVYIPTNAKGETMNQMRFKSAANLASVTLCMLYIGTTLATIYVLSCLGLLIGTLRNRHEFFIPWMVVDFFGTLISASVMIAVGYNKMAYCVIGKWQYWGFCAVMVAFNVVVWLVVRMFYKNLVHMTKLREVAVVAIPYPSPGTATGATAAANGGKNPSSAVPYHYRRENMHLSDGGLKHMLLDSNEANYLV